A genomic stretch from Theropithecus gelada isolate Dixy chromosome 2, Tgel_1.0, whole genome shotgun sequence includes:
- the C2H3orf56 gene encoding LOW QUALITY PROTEIN: putative uncharacterized protein C3orf56 homolog (The sequence of the model RefSeq protein was modified relative to this genomic sequence to represent the inferred CDS: substituted 1 base at 1 genomic stop codon) — protein MVGLHPCSPYPVSVASSIQEAGILESVSVIYCNITLRNNKTPLEHTVNAYQCVHLRLLTRTSRKSGLALSWGQAGVSSQQQAIWGQQLCRPFLHGFPRQAYPALWAYPWVHYGGYLWMEYPTPAALVPSVWLYXRGTSSFDPLMGSQYLAVLAPSLFPPPPTAGFPLTYFSAPPILGRATSSHCPQVGCQTPARAAVSRGASRGAPDLKTCKAPPSEWASRCSIRAPLPAAAQSSAPCPFPINDSQSNPVCPRFSSWSPCRAHHCLFECQLALQTHPTIRDKSGGAQPPVDF, from the exons ATGGTGGGGCTGCACCCCTGCTCTCCCTATCCAGTCTCTGTGGCTTCTAGCATCCAG GAAGCAGGCATTTTGGAAAGTGTATCAGTCATCTACTGCAATATCACACTGCGTAACAACAAGACACCCTTAGAGCATACTGTAAATGCCTATCAGTGTGTACACCTGCGGCTTCTGACCAGGACCAGTCGTAAGAGTGGTCTGGCTCTCAGCTGGGGTCAGGCAGGTGTCAGCAGCCAGCAGCAGGCCATTTGGGGCCA ACAGCTGTGTCGCCCATTCCTGCATGGGTTCCCCCGACAAGCTTACCCAGCCCTGTGGGCTTACCCATGGGTGCACTATGGTGGGTATCTCTGGATGGAGTATCCTACTCCAGCTGCCTTGGTGCCTTCGGTGTGGCTGTATTGAAGGGGCACCTCCAGCTTTGACCCCCTCATGGGAAGTCAGTACCTGGCTGTCTTGGCCCCCAGTCTTTTTCCTCCCCCACCAACTGCAGGATTCCCACTCACCTACTTCTCAGCTCCTCCCATTCTGGGCAGGGCCACCTCCAGCCACTGTCCCCAGGTGGGATGCCAGACTCCAGCCAGGGCTGCAGTTAGCAGGGGAGCATCCAGAGGAGCTCCTGACTTGAAGACCTGCAAAGCCCCTCCTTCAGAATGGGCCTCCAGGTGCAGTATTCGGGCGCCTTTGCCCGCTGCAGCTCAGAGCTCTgccccctgccccttccccattAACGATTCTCAATCGAACCCTGTCTGCCCCCGCTTCTCCTCCTGGTCACCCTGCAGGGCCCACCACTGCCTCTTTGAGTGCCAATTAGCCCTCCAGACCCACCCAACAATCAGAGACAAGTCTGGTGGAGCCCAGCCTCCTGTGGACTTTTAG